Proteins encoded within one genomic window of Cucumis sativus cultivar 9930 chromosome 3, Cucumber_9930_V3, whole genome shotgun sequence:
- the LOC101209729 gene encoding protein JINGUBANG — translation MASLNSPDSSPPNISFSINQTRKSTTTSSSATGHRLYRSISTKEPSFSQFPFTPPHLNNNCPSLPQSLHNSPTSSPLHPTAAAAAAKLSDHLISHRCVSSVLKKDGQILSIAMFNDILYTGSDSNLVRIWKLPDFTECGQLKTKASMAVALQVSHDKVYAAYSDCKIRVWRRSWDRGLKHSRLATIPATGSYVRSYISGKDKMMKHMGPITSLAINISDDILYSSSLDKSVKVWRISDFKCIETIQAHSEPINAIIASADGLLYSASDDATIKVWRRNFSRSDHPPHSLVITLPANFSPVKTLTLDTNSTLLYGGCSDGYLHFWLKGWFSGQLQYGGALQGHTHAVMCLASVGKYVVSGSADSTCRVWARDEVDCQLHTCLAVLVGHRGPVRCVAAFFGSGSEEAVEEGEGGCTICSGSLDGVLKVWRVTCTSNGTPNQDLQNGTDYFDL, via the exons ATGGCCTCTCTAAACTCACCGGATTCCTCTCCTCCCAATATCTCCTTCTCCATTAACCAAACCAGAAAAAGCACCACAACTTCTTCCTCCGCCACCGGCCATCGACTTTACCGAAGCATTTCCACCAAAGAACCTTCCTTTTCCCAATTCCCCTTTACTCCTCCTCACCTCAACAATAACTGCCCTTCTCTCCCTCAAAGCCTCCACAACTCCCCTACCTCCTCTCCTCTCCACCCGACCGCCGCTGCTGCGGCGGCTAAGCTCTCCGACCACTTGATTTCTCATCGGTGCGTGTCGTCCGTCTTGAAAAAAGACGGACAGATCTTATCCATTGCCATgtttaatgatattttgtaCACTGGGTCTGACAGCAATTTAGTTAGGATTTGGAAGCTGCCGGACTTCACGGAGTGTGGGCAGCTTAAAACAAAGGCTTCCATGGCGGTGGCTTTGCAGGTTTCTCATGATAAAGTTTATGCGGCGTATAGTGATTGTAAGATTCGTGTTTGGCGCCGGAGTTGGGATAGGGGCCTTAAACATTCCCGCCTTGCCACTATTCCGGCCACCGGAAGTTATGTTCGAAGTTACATTTCAGGGaaggacaaaatg ATGAAGCACATGGGTCCAATAACCTCACTAGCGATCAACATTTCCGACGATATTCTATACTCATCATCACTCGACAAATCCGTAAAAGTATGGCGAATCTCCGATTTCAAATGCATAGAAACAATCCAAGCACATTCCGAGCCAATTAACGCCATCATTGCCTCTGCCGACGGCCTTCTCTACAGCGCCTCCGACGACGCAACCATTAAAGTCTGGCGCCGCAACTTCTCTCGTAGCGATCACCCTCCTCACTCCCTCGTCATAACCCTCCCAGCGAACTTCTCTCCGGTCAAAACCCTCACCCTCGACACCAACTCCACCCTCCTCTACGGCGGTTGCAGCGACGGGTACCTTCACTTCTGGCTCAAAGGCTGGTTCTCCGGCCAGCTCCAATACGGCGGCGCTCTGCAAGGCCACACCCATGCGGTCATGTGTTTGGCAAGCGTTGGAAAGTATGTGGTGAGTGGCTCTGCTGATTCCACGTGTCGAGTGTGGGCCAGGGATGAGGTTGACTGTCAGTTGCACACGTGTCTGGCGGTTTTGGTTGGCCATCGGGGACCCGTGAGATGTGTGGCGGCGTTTTTTGGTTCGGGGTCGGAAGAGGCGGTGGAGGAGGGTGAGGGCGGTTGCACCATCTGTAGCGGAAGCCTTGACGGCGTTCTTAAGGTTTGGCGCGTGACGTGCACGAGTAATGGAACGCCTAATCAGGATTTGCAGAATGGGACTGACTATTTTGATTTGTAG